One Exiguobacterium acetylicum DNA window includes the following coding sequences:
- a CDS encoding DUF4320 family protein produces MQNTATTAIMITMFILLSLLIPEGIIMSNEKTKVQNLANDAVELAERQGGFDYEYEGTTHSIVGQIKTRMKEDGLEGYKISYTKGRVQHNQGLYFEIEGTYRYEIFNLIGISNMDFTLHARKMGVSEVLFR; encoded by the coding sequence TTGCAGAATACGGCAACAACAGCGATTATGATCACCATGTTCATTCTTTTAAGTTTGTTGATACCTGAAGGGATCATTATGAGTAATGAAAAAACAAAAGTTCAAAATCTAGCAAATGATGCGGTTGAACTGGCAGAAAGACAAGGTGGTTTTGACTATGAATACGAAGGAACTACACATTCAATCGTAGGACAAATCAAAACACGAATGAAGGAAGACGGATTGGAAGGGTACAAGATTTCATATACAAAAGGACGAGTTCAACATAACCAGGGACTTTATTTTGAAATCGAAGGAACTTACCGATATGAAATTTTCAACTTGATTGGTATCTCGAATATGGACTTCACCTTGCATGCGAGGAAAATGGGAGTCAGTGAGGTATTGTTCCGATGA